Within the Acidobacteriota bacterium genome, the region AAGCCTTTGTCGTCAATCGGATCGGAGATCTTGGGCTGATGTTGGGGATGTTTGGCGTGTTTGCCGTATTTGGCACGCTCGACTATAACCAGGTGATGGTCCTGGCAAAATCACTTCCAATTGAACCGTTTGGATTGAGTGCCTTGAATTTAACGACGGGGGTGCTGACGCTGATTACCCTGGCGTTGTTTTTAGGGGCCGTCGGGAAAAGCGCCCAGATTCCATTGTTTATCTGGCTTCCAGATGCCATGGCCGGCCCAACACCGGTGTCAGCACTCATTCATGCCGCCACGATGGTGACAGCCGGGATTTATCTGGTCGCCCGGTGCAACCCGCTCTTTCAACGAGCCCCCACGACCATGTTGATTGTGGCCTTGATTGGGGGTCTGACAGCGTTTGTGGCGGCTACGATTGGCCTCACTCAAAACGACATCAAGAAAGTCCTGGCGTATTCGACCGTTTCTCAACTTGGATTTATGTTCCTGGGGTGTGGGGTTGGGGCGTTTGTGGCTGGAATTTTCCACGTTTTCACCCATGCTTTTTTCAAAGCCCAGCTCTTTTTGGGATCGGGAAGTGTCATCCACGGTGGTTCACCGAGTGGCCACGAACAGGACATGCGGTTTTATGGTAACTTCCGCAAGTACATGCCGATTACCTACAAAACCATGATGGTGTCGCTGTTTGCAATTTGCGGCATCTTTCCGTTTGCCGGTTTTTTCAGCAAGGATGAAATCCTGGCGAAAACGCTCCACACCGAAGTTTTTGGAAAAGGTTCGGTGCTGGGGATCGTGCTCTACGGACTGGGTTTTCTGACCGCCGGGATTACGGCCTTTTATATGACCCGGCTGATGTGCATGACATTTGGCGGTGATGACCGCTGGAAAGAACATGCCGCCACGGCCCATCACGCTGACCATCACGATTCTCACTCACCTGCAGATTCCCAGCCCCCAGCCCCCAACCCCCAGCCCCAGGCGTTCCATCCCCATGAATCTCCAGCCGTGATGTGGATTCCACTCGCGGCCCTGGCTGTTTTTGCCGGGGTGGCGGGATTTTTGGGTGTGGCCGAAGAACTCACCGGTGGCGCCGTGCCCAATCTGGTTCATCACTGGCTGGCCCCAACGATTGACTCACTTGGACACGCCCCAGAAGCTGTTCATTTTGAACCAATGGAATGGGTTCTGGCGGTCATCAGTGTGCTCTGGGCTGGTTCGATGATGTATGCCGCCTATTACTGCTACATCCTCAAGCCGGCATTGCCCGGCCAGATTGCCGAGCGCTTCCAGGCCATGTACCAGTTGAGCTGGAACAAATGGTACTGGGACGAATTGCTGGATGTGCACTTTGTCAATTTGGTGAAAGCCTTTAATGACGGGCTGTGGAACGTTGATGCTGAGGCTGTGGATGGTGGCGTGAATGGCACGGCCTGGCTTACCCGCCTGGGAAGTACTATTTCAGGCTGGATTGATCGCTGGATCGTGGACATGGCGGTCAATCTGGTGGCCTGGATGACACGCCTGGGCTCGCTGCTGGTCCGGCAGGTTCAAACCGGACTGGTTCAAAACTACATGCTGGTCATGATGCTGGCGATTCTGGTTCTGGTCTTGACCATGGAGTCAAAGATTTTCCGAAACCTGGTCGAAAAAGAAAAAACCACGGCGCCAGCGCCGCCAGCCATTATTCATCAAGATGAACACTGAAAATCAGGTCAGTACCGCCTGCGTGAGCAGGTGGGGTTGACTTCTTTTTTTCTCCCTGCCCTGGCAGATGATACGGACTTGTAACCCACCCGCTCACGCAGGTGGTACTGACTTCAGGAGTTTCTCATGCTCGCTGCGTTGTTCCTTTCCGGATTTCAGCCAGCCGAACTCAAACCGTTCGGCATTGGGCTGTTGTCACTGGTGCTCTGGATGCCCGTGCTCGGGGCGCTCATCCTGATTTTTGGCATCAATAAAGACAAAGCGAATCTGATCAAGTACTTCACCACCGCCTGGATGGGTGTGTCGTTTGTGCTGATGTTCCCACTCGTTGCCTTGTGGAAGCACGAGGTGCCAGGGCTGCACTTCATCGAAGACTACACCTGGATTCCAATGATTGGTGCCCGCTATCAACTGGGAATTGACGGATTGGCGCTGGTGCTGGTGCTGCTGACTGGATTTCTGGGGGTCATCGCGGCGCTATGTTCGTGGAACTACATTGAAATCCGGCTCAAGGAATATTATGCGTTTTTGCTGTTGCTCCAGACCGGAATGTTAGGCGTGTTTGTCGCGGCGGATACCTTTCTGTTCTATGTCTTTTTCGAAGTCATGCTGGTGCCGATGTACTTTCTGATCGGCATTTGGGGCGGCGAACGGCGGGTGTATGCAGCGATTAAGTTCTTTTTATACACGCTTTTCGGATCGGTCTTGCTCCTGCTGGCAATCCTGAAAATGTATTTCCTGGCACCGGAAATTGCCCGGGCGCACCCGGCTGAAGTCAAAGCCGCCGCAGTTCAACTGGCTGGCGACAATCGCCCGATGTTGCAGATGATCGAAGCTGGAATTGAAACCGCCAAACAGGCCGGCGCCCGGTCTGAGTCACCGGCGGGAACGCTCAATATTTATGCGATGCAGGCAATTGGGAGCGCCCGTGACGTGCAGGGGCTCTCGTTTATTCCGCTCATGGTGCAACTCTGGGTGTTTGGTGGCTTTGCCATCGGTTTTATGATCAAGGTGCCGATGTTCCCCTTTCACACCTGGCTTCCGGATGCCCACGTCGAGGCACCCACGGCGGGGTCAGTGGTTCTGGCAGCCGTGCTACTCAAAATGGGGACGTATGGGTTTCTGCGATTCAATATTCCAATGCTCCCTGACGCCGCAACTCACCCGCTCACCCTGTCCGTGATTTCGACGCTGGCGATTATCGGCATTATTTATGGTTCGCTGGTGGCCATGGCGCAGACCGACATGAAAAAGCTGGTGGCCTATTCATCGGTGGCCCACATGGGGTTGTGCATGCTCTCGATGTTTGCGCTTAACCCAAATGGGATCAACGGTTCGATTTTGCAAATGCTCAATCACGGCATCTCAACCGGGGCGCTCTTCCTGCTGGTCGGAGTCATTTACGAGCGTCGCCATAGTCGTCAAATTGCTGAATATGGTGGACTTGCGGCAGTTACGCCACAATATGCAACCGTCTTTCTGATTACCACCATGTCGTCAATCGGCCTGCCGATGCTCAATGGGTTTATCGGTGAATTTGTCGGACTCCGAGGCATTTTTGAAGCCAATTTGAAGTGGGCTGTCTGTGGTGTGTTGGGCATCGTCCTTGGGGCAGCCTATATGTTGTGGCTGTATCAACGGGTATTTTTCGGGGCCGTGACCAATCCGAAAAATCAGACGCTGCCTGACCTGAGCGTCCGCGAATGGGTCTATTTGACGCCGCTTCTGGTGCTGATGTTCTGGATCGGAATCTATCCTAAACCGGTGATGGATCTGATTGACGGCCCGACGGATACCATTGTGCGGCAGGTCAAACCGGACTATTTCAAACCGGTACCTCCGGCTCTGGCACCGCCAAAAACAGCCGAATCAGCCGACGCACCACATCCACAGGTAACTGCCACATCACCCGTGAAAAAGTAACCCGTGCTTGAGAACCTGACCGCCTGAAGGCAGAACTCTGAACCCTGAGCTACTGTAGCTCCAAGGTTGGAACTCCGAAATTATGGCCTTTCCCGTGCTGACCAATTTTCCCACATTTTCAGACACGCTGGTGATCATGCCAGAGTTGATGCTGACGCTCTTTGCCTGTTTTGCGCTGGTCATTGATGTCTTGCTGCCACGTGAAAAACGAGGGTTGACAGCACACTTCTGCCTGATTGGAATTGGGTTCTCAGCGGTGTCGTTGTGGATGCTCTATAGCGGACTGCGCCCGTTTTCAGTCCAGACCGCCTTCTATGGCACGGTCGTGGTGGATGGATTTGCGGTCGTCTTTAAGAGTATTTTCCTGCTGGCTGCACTGCTATCCATCATTTTATCAATAAGATACCTTGATACCGAAGGGATGCAGCGCGGCGAATACTATGCCCTGATCTTGTTTGCGGCGGTCGGCATGATGTTTATGGCGTCAGGGATGGACGTGATTGTGCTCTATGTTGGCCTGGAGTTGATGGCGCTCTCAGTCTATGTTCTGGTTGGCTTTCTCAAACAACTCAACCCAATTACCAGCGACGACACAACCCTGGGTGAACTGCAAAAACACGTCAATCGATCAACCGAAGCCGGCTTGAAATACTTCCTGATGGGGGCGTTTTCATCCGGAGTGTTGCTCTATGGACTGTCATTGCTGTTTGGGGTGACAGGGACAACCTACCTGCCAGATATGGGAGAGGCGCTGTTTCAGTACCTGACACCCAATGCGCGCACTGGAAACCCACAAATGTTGATCCTGCTGGGGATTATCCTTACTGGGGCTGGATTGCTCTTCAAAATTGCGGCGGTCCCCT harbors:
- a CDS encoding NADH-quinone oxidoreductase subunit M is translated as MPVLGALILIFGINKDKANLIKYFTTAWMGVSFVLMFPLVALWKHEVPGLHFIEDYTWIPMIGARYQLGIDGLALVLVLLTGFLGVIAALCSWNYIEIRLKEYYAFLLLLQTGMLGVFVAADTFLFYVFFEVMLVPMYFLIGIWGGERRVYAAIKFFLYTLFGSVLLLLAILKMYFLAPEIARAHPAEVKAAAVQLAGDNRPMLQMIEAGIETAKQAGARSESPAGTLNIYAMQAIGSARDVQGLSFIPLMVQLWVFGGFAIGFMIKVPMFPFHTWLPDAHVEAPTAGSVVLAAVLLKMGTYGFLRFNIPMLPDAATHPLTLSVISTLAIIGIIYGSLVAMAQTDMKKLVAYSSVAHMGLCMLSMFALNPNGINGSILQMLNHGISTGALFLLVGVIYERRHSRQIAEYGGLAAVTPQYATVFLITTMSSIGLPMLNGFIGEFVGLRGIFEANLKWAVCGVLGIVLGAAYMLWLYQRVFFGAVTNPKNQTLPDLSVREWVYLTPLLVLMFWIGIYPKPVMDLIDGPTDTIVRQVKPDYFKPVPPALAPPKTAESADAPHPQVTATSPVKK
- the nuoL gene encoding NADH-quinone oxidoreductase subunit L, whose amino-acid sequence is MDLVILVPLFPLLGFLINGLLAKRLGFSEKIIGGIACLMVALSFFCSVVAVFQFNQYAHSPATQQQYRQQEHTWLEQFNSTHQVKEPAHTAAKSPGHHEELTATPYVRQVFQWIPSGAAQPTLGPQAHTRTIEFSIDWAYQLDQLSGLYILFITFVGFFIHLFAIGYMHGEAGFSRFFAYLNLFMFMMLTLVLGANFLVMFVGWEGVGLCSYLLIGYYFTKEEAALASKKAFVVNRIGDLGLMLGMFGVFAVFGTLDYNQVMVLAKSLPIEPFGLSALNLTTGVLTLITLALFLGAVGKSAQIPLFIWLPDAMAGPTPVSALIHAATMVTAGIYLVARCNPLFQRAPTTMLIVALIGGLTAFVAATIGLTQNDIKKVLAYSTVSQLGFMFLGCGVGAFVAGIFHVFTHAFFKAQLFLGSGSVIHGGSPSGHEQDMRFYGNFRKYMPITYKTMMVSLFAICGIFPFAGFFSKDEILAKTLHTEVFGKGSVLGIVLYGLGFLTAGITAFYMTRLMCMTFGGDDRWKEHAATAHHADHHDSHSPADSQPPAPNPQPQAFHPHESPAVMWIPLAALAVFAGVAGFLGVAEELTGGAVPNLVHHWLAPTIDSLGHAPEAVHFEPMEWVLAVISVLWAGSMMYAAYYCYILKPALPGQIAERFQAMYQLSWNKWYWDELLDVHFVNLVKAFNDGLWNVDAEAVDGGVNGTAWLTRLGSTISGWIDRWIVDMAVNLVAWMTRLGSLLVRQVQTGLVQNYMLVMMLAILVLVLTMESKIFRNLVEKEKTTAPAPPAIIHQDEH